The Lolium rigidum isolate FL_2022 chromosome 2, APGP_CSIRO_Lrig_0.1, whole genome shotgun sequence genomic interval CCATCTCTTGTGCCAAACTAATCCTTCCTCCCTCAATAAGAGCTTGCTTCAAATTACTGAAAAGCTGAGCAGGTGGCCTAATTCCTTTGTCCAACATCTCCTGGAAATAGATGCAGGCTTCTTCCAGCCTGTTCTCAAAGCATAACCCGTTGATCAACGCGGAAAACATGTGCATACATGGGAGAACACCCTTCTCCTTCATTTGGTTCCACACCTTTAAGGCCATATCAACCCTTTCATTACTGCAGAACATACCAACCATTATTGTATATGTGTTGATCTGAGGTTCACAGCCACTCCTACCCATTTCCTGGAAAACATTATAAGCCTCGTCAATCTTCTGAGATTTTATAAGATACTGCAAAATAATATCGTAAGTCCGAGAATTTGGTCCAATTCCACTCTTTCTCATCTCATCAACCATCCTGAAGGCATGCTCAAACTTTGAGGATCTGCAGTAAGCCCCAACAACTGCATTGCACGTAGGTACCTCCATGGGAAACCCGCTGGACTTAGAAAGCTCGAAAAACTTCAAAGCTTCATCCAGCCTCTCCTCTGAACCAAGCCCATTGATAAGCATGCAGTACACATGAGGGCTTGGCATGACACCAGTGGCTTCCATCTCATGGAACACCTTGATGGCCTCGTCACATTTGGCGGACTTGCAAAATGCACTAATGAGCATCCCGTACGCGACGACATCAGGCTTAATGCCTGCATCCAGCATTTCTTGGTACACCGACTTGAGCATCAACAAGTCCTTCTCATGGCCCCAGCCTTCCATGAGGATAGTGTAGGTCTTCAGATCAGGCACAAACTTTCCATCCCTCTTCATGTCCTTAAAGATGGCATTCGCCTTCCTGACTTGCTTGGATTTGCTCAGCACATCGATCAGCCAGTTGTAATCTGACAAGTCTGTTTTCAGCCCAAAACCGCCCATCTTCTCGAACGTCTCGACGGCTTCCTTGACCTTCCTTGCTCGGGCATACCTCCTGACGATGAGCCTGAATGTGTCCTTGGAAAGCAAGCCGCGGCACCGCATAGCCTCGACCAGACTCCACACCAGCCTGAACTGCTTTATCTTGCCGAGCGCTTCAATCAGGTTGTGGAAGCTCTTGGCTGTGTACACGAAGCCTTCCTGCCTCTCCGCCCACCGGAAGAAGGTGAGGGCTAGCACGCCGGCGTTGCTCAGGTTCTTGAGCACCTCCGCCACCAGTTCCCGCGACATGGGCACCCCAAGCGCGTCAAGAGCCGGCGCCATCGTCGGTTCCGGCTGGGTGGAGAGAACGCGGCACACCCTCTCTGCCACCTCGGAGAGGTCGGAGCCCGGGACCACCGTGAACTGCTGGTCCACGGCGGCGGGGCAGACCCTCTCTGCCACCTCGGAGCCGTCGGAGCCAGGGACCACCGTGAACTTCTGGTCCATGGCGAGCTCGTGGGTGCCGGTAGATCCCGCCTGGCTGCAGAACCACGAGCCGCGCATTCCGTCGAGCATGTTGCCGGCGTGCACGCGCGGCGGCCGACACAGGACGGTGGTAGGCGGAAGAAGCATTTGGTCGAACGCCATGCGGGCTTCATTGGCGGGGACAGTCCTCGCGTAGCAGAGCAGGTGGGCGGCTGTGCGGCGGAgggagcgcatcctggtagtgaagCTTGGTGGCGGGCTTGTTTTTGTGGAGAACGATTTCGGAGCGGTGTGAGCTGTGAGGAGAGGAGAGAAGAAATGATCTACCAACTGAGCGGCGGTGGCAGGTCAGGCGGTACAAAAACAAAAAGTTAGACCTAGGTTTTCTTTTTGAAAATCCAAAACTTAAATTTTCAATCTCAAAACATCCTGAAAAATATACAGGCTTCACTACCAGGATATAATTAACGAGCTGTATATTTTTCTCGGATATATGTGCTCTTGTTATTTTCTCGGATAAGAAGTTGCGTGAAATTAAACATGAAAATATATCTAGCACATGCTTTAATATAGTACagtatttccttttttatttgaaCATGGAGAGGCCCCCGAAGGGCATGAATACCACTAATTAACAACGACGGGTGCAACGGACAAGAGGAAATGAAACTATTTAAAAGTATTTCATAACTTCTACATAGAATACTCTGCAAAGATCCTTGAAAATGCAATCAGGTCCTCCGCCGCTACCGAAGAAAATGGGAATCGAACCATGACCATCTTCACCGGTGTCGGGGACAACACCAGTTGGCTTCGAGAAGACCAGGAGATTCGCCACGAGTTGCTCACACGATATCCGCTTGGAATGTTGAAGATACGCTGGGAATCATCATCGGATTTAAGAGAGGCCCCACCACAAGATGGAGAAGCTTGCATAGCATCATCCGCATCCGAAGCCAAGCGATCAACACATGCCTTATTGTTGGAGTCTCTGACAACCCTATATCTGATAGCCTTTGGCACCCACCACGAGAAGAAGCACTGGCAGCCAACAACCGGACCCAACCTAGGGAGGAGCCCAATGCCATCCTCCCAACATAGATCCAAAACTCATAAAAAAAgctaaaacagaaaacaaaacctAAGGGCCCTACGCCTACTACATATGAACTTTGTCGTCGCCTCCTAACCACCTCCAGCTGGCCTCGGCACTGAGAGCACTAGTTGGCCCGGTTCACCGGCGCTAACTCTCAAAGTACTGTAGCGATGAGCGATATTAGAAAGGACAGAATGCTCCATAAATAGCAGATTTTAGTACAACATTTGTAAGGCATCCATAGTGGAGACTATTATTTGTTTGTTCTTGTGAGGTAAATTGTATTGGTTCCTTGTGTGCAATTATTTGTGTAAACTAAGTTTGACTTTTATATTGTTTATTATCAGTATTCAATAGTCTTTCATAcatagggagtggtgttttggaacatgggagattacattttcacgtgctacactaaaaagacaaaactcagtgctaaaaatagtgttttttacaagataaattttctctttttcttatagaccacaaaaaatattggttattcgtgaaacttgacgaatgcacgtATATTATGGAGTTGTACATgcagaattttcaaaaaaaatcggtactttaaaatatgattttttttggtagaggaagTATACGAACCAATAGTGTAAGTTATAAATACATACTTTTAGTATTTGTGGTCATGTTTTTCTGGCCCATGGACCGGCCCTGGCTTTAGCCTTGGAAGCTTCTTGGTTTGAGTTTAGAGAAAAGCAAGGCTCTTGTTGTATAGCCAATGTGGATGAGGACCGGAGGCGAGATAGACGAGGCGATCATTGTGTTTGAGGCCGACTTCCGCTCGTCGACATGGAATGAGGTGAGCGGCGCCGTCGTCCATGACCAGGTTCTGTTTGTTGGGTGGCGGTGCTCTTGGGCCGTGCGTGTGCGGGAGGAGCTCCCTACGAAGTGGGCGCACCACACCTTCTTCCTGGGGAATGGCACATGCGAGGAGTGACGCGTGAGGTCTCTGCGCTACTCTCTACATGATGAAAGGAGTCGATTTCCCGTGGTGTTGGTGGGAGAGCGGAGTCGTTTTTGCTGTTGATGGTGTCGATGGATGGAGATGCCTTGTCGGCCACATGGATTTTCCATGAAATCGAACAAAAATAGGCTTACCAACACCGGGAGGCCCTCTGTGGCTACCAGGAGCACCGCCATGAGTGCATCTGACAATGTATCTTTTATacttactacctccatcccaaagcttaaggcttatattatttttagaaagtcaaactatgtcaagtttggctAAGCTTtacaaaaaatcattaacatgtaaaaataccaaattaatatcattaaatagataataaaacatattttcacatagtatctacaaaatatactccctctgatccacatAACTCGTctctaaaatagatgtatctatagttagaatgtgtctagatacatctatattagtatcaagtaatatgaatcggagggagtaataatttttgatagatttctctaaaagtttggtcaaactttacttggtttgactttttttttaaaatgtaAGCATTAAACTTTGGGATGAGGTAGTATATGTCTTAGAAGTTTGTGTTTCTCTGTCTCAAAAAAGAAAGTTAGAATTTCAGTCGAGAAAAATGCTAATGACTGCTTTTAAAGTTTAATGTGCTTGTCGAGAGATCATCATGGGAGGAAAGCCGAAGAATCATAGCATTCATAAGGAAGGAAAATAGATGGTCACTCAATCTCCCCACTCAATCACTCACACGACAGAATTCTTTGATAAATTCTTGGGCTTCTACTTAGAAAGAGGATACCCGGCCCAACAGGATGGTAGTTGATGGAGCTAAATACGGAAGGCCAGCGCCTAGCGGGCGCCATTGCGCACTAGCACATAGTGAAAGATTAGTACCACCTCGGAAGTTTACGGATGATTACACCAGCTTAAATAGCGGACACCACAGGCTACTAGCACGACCTTACTTGAACAGGATCTGTTCTATAGGATCGTACCGCTGCATCCTTGACTAATAAGGAGGCAAGCACTTAAACCTGGTTGATGAAGTCTGACCTGTGGGCCAGAGCGTGATTAACGGCTCAGATCACACCGGTTGGTGTGTTCTATGGCTGTAGAGGATCGTTCCTGTTCAGCTCAGCTGATTAGGGTGGCCCATAGGTTGTCTGACAGGTcacaatttttttgctatatcctAAGCTTCAGACTATCCTTTTGTTCCCATTCCACGGTCTAGTGTTTTAGAGAGAGCTCACACTTTGAAGACATAATTAATGATTCATTGCCGCCAAACTCACTACTTAGATGAATGAGCAAGAACAGTTTGTTTTGATACATTATAAGCTAATACTTTTAACCTGTTGCACTGCTGGTGCTCTGAAATAAAAGCAATGCCCACGATACGTTTGCATCCCAACAAATTTTATATGATGACTCTTAGATGTTTTATTTGGAAAAAATATAAGTATCGCATTCTTACTTTTCGAAATCAGTCTCTGATCACCAGGACCAGGTGATTCCCTTCCCTCTTACGACACACTGGACATAACATAGGCACTGCAAAAGTCTGGTTCAGACCAGAGGTAGGCAATGAAAGATCATATGAAAAGAGATGGCAATAGAATATCCACAGTTAAATTTATAGCTTACTGACAAAAACTCAATTCTTCATGGTAAAGGGGATCACAAACACTAAAACTTATATATCCTAAAGCAGTTTTCTCCAGCCATTTTCTTCAGAAATTACCGGGGTCATTTTGCCGCTCTTCGTGAGGCCGTCGCGTCCGAGCGCGCCCTTCTGCGCAGCCTTGGCCTTGAGCTCCTTGAGAGCCTTATCATCCTCTCTTCTTCTTCAGGTTCTCCAGATCAGTCTGCAAGAGAGAAAGCACAGGCTCGTTAGTGTTTTAGCCTTACTTGTCTGCATGCCATTCTAGCTATAGATTCAACTTAAAAACAATGCAAAGTCTGGCCTCAAGCTTTCTAAAATAAGAGTGGGCGCAACTGAATTATACAAAGTATTTTTTTATGTCTGACTTGTCTGTAATCTTTCTGCACTTCATACACGCATGCATCGAATCAAACCAAAGCGAGGCAGAACAGCCCAATTCCTCTGAACCTAATGCAGCAACAAATCCGTAGGTTGATCTCTGAAACTATGTACGAGCTTTAATAACTACGCAGAAGAAGAAAAAATCCTGCTACTTTAATTCTTCAGGTTCCATAATTTTATATCAAGGTACCAAATAAACTATGGATTGCAGGGATACGTCGGAGCGGATGGCTCGTAAAACAGAGGACGATTTGCTTGACAACAAGTCAACAACGACAGTAATGTAATTAGAGATCGTTGAACTTCTGTAACAGACACAAATAAGTAGGATTAGTAGGATATGCTTTGCGGTAGATTAGTTAGTTATCATACCCTCTTCGTACTCTTTCTTCGGCACCTTGGGCGCCTTGAGAGgcttcttcggcggcatggcCTACGACATACGACGAAGTTACAATTTCACTCGAGAAAAGAGTGAATGACtggttttttttttctagaaTGGCTCATGAGTTTAATGTGCTGGTCGAGAGATCATCATGGGAGGAAAAAAAGGCAAGAGATCACTCATACGGAAGGCAAAAAAAATGATCAATGAATCACACGACAGAATCCTTCCATAAATTATTGGGCTTCTACCTAGAAAGAGGACCCCCGGCCCAACAGTATGGTAGCTGACGGAGCAAAATACGGAAGGCCAGCGCCCCGCGGGCGCCACTCCGCACCAGCAAGTGAGCAACTAGTGAAGAAGATAGTACCACCTCGGAAGTTTACGGCTGATTGCACCAGCTTAAATAGCAGACTCCGCAAGCTAGTAGCACGACCTTACTTGAACAGGATCTGTTCTATAGGATCGTACCGCTGCATCCTTGACTAATAAGGAGGCAAGCACTTAAGCCTGGTTGATGAAGTCTGACCTGTGGGCCAGAGCGTGATTAATTGCTCAGATTACACCGGTTGGTGTTGATCTATAGCTGTAGATGATCGTTCCTGTTCAGCTCTGCTGACCAGGGTGGCTCACAG includes:
- the LOC124689164 gene encoding pentatricopeptide repeat-containing protein At1g71060, mitochondrial-like — translated: MRSLRRTAAHLLCYARTVPANEARMAFDQMLLPPTTVLCRPPRVHAGNMLDGMRGSWFCSQAGSTGTHELAMDQKFTVVPGSDGSEVAERVCPAAVDQQFTVVPGSDLSEVAERVCRVLSTQPEPTMAPALDALGVPMSRELVAEVLKNLSNAGVLALTFFRWAERQEGFVYTAKSFHNLIEALGKIKQFRLVWSLVEAMRCRGLLSKDTFRLIVRRYARARKVKEAVETFEKMGGFGLKTDLSDYNWLIDVLSKSKQVRKANAIFKDMKRDGKFVPDLKTYTILMEGWGHEKDLLMLKSVYQEMLDAGIKPDVVAYGMLISAFCKSAKCDEAIKVFHEMEATGVMPSPHVYCMLINGLGSEERLDEALKFFELSKSSGFPMEVPTCNAVVGAYCRSSKFEHAFRMVDEMRKSGIGPNSRTYDIILQYLIKSQKIDEAYNVFQEMGRSGCEPQINTYTIMVGMFCSNERVDMALKVWNQMKEKGVLPCMHMFSALINGLCFENRLEEACIYFQEMLDKGIRPPAQLFSNLKQALIEGGRISLAQEMAFKLDTLRKTPLRP